In the Fusobacterium perfoetens genome, one interval contains:
- a CDS encoding ABC transporter ATP-binding protein, which translates to MKNEKILEVKKLNISIEYNNQNLTLVENLNFHVKKGEIFGIVGESGCGKSLTSKSIMRILNEKFISKGIICYFGKNLLEISEKEMCSMRGNNISIVFQDALAALNPLKKIGKQVEECLKIHRKMPKEERIKKVYETLRECGIREPEEICRKYPHELSGGQRQRILIAMAVICNPSLIICDECTTALDLRTQLTIIKLLKKLNKEKNMSIIFVSHDIALIEAICDRIMVMYAGRSVEIIEGSLKNALHPYTRALYSMLFSMDYKNRMLLYVPGTVISPDKRKRERCYFGDRCKYFSECRENDLKEVEKGHFVACERVINQCL; encoded by the coding sequence ATGAAAAATGAAAAAATTCTAGAAGTAAAAAAACTTAATATTTCTATAGAATATAATAATCAAAATCTAACTCTTGTTGAAAATCTTAATTTTCATGTGAAAAAAGGAGAAATTTTTGGTATAGTTGGTGAGTCAGGATGTGGTAAGAGTCTGACTTCAAAAAGTATAATGAGAATTCTCAATGAAAAATTTATTTCAAAAGGAATAATTTGTTACTTTGGAAAAAATCTTCTTGAAATATCTGAGAAAGAAATGTGCTCAATGAGAGGGAACAATATCAGCATAGTTTTTCAAGATGCTCTTGCTGCTTTAAATCCTTTAAAAAAAATAGGCAAACAAGTAGAAGAATGTTTAAAAATCCATAGGAAAATGCCAAAAGAAGAAAGAATAAAAAAAGTTTATGAAACACTTAGAGAATGTGGAATAAGAGAACCTGAAGAGATATGTAGAAAATATCCTCATGAACTTTCAGGGGGACAGAGACAGAGAATTTTAATTGCAATGGCTGTAATATGTAATCCTTCACTTATTATTTGCGATGAATGTACAACAGCTTTAGACTTAAGAACTCAGCTTACTATTATAAAGCTTTTGAAAAAATTAAATAAGGAAAAAAATATGTCAATAATTTTTGTTTCTCATGATATTGCTCTTATTGAAGCTATATGTGACAGAATTATGGTGATGTATGCAGGAAGAAGTGTGGAGATTATAGAAGGCTCTCTTAAAAATGCTCTTCATCCTTATACAAGAGCTTTATACAGTATGCTTTTTAGTATGGATTATAAAAATAGAATGCTTCTTTATGTACCAGGAACAGTTATTTCCCCAGATAAAAGGAAAAGGGAAAGGTGTTACTTTGGAGATAGGTGTAAATATTTCTCAGAATGCAGAGAGAATGATTTAAAAGAAGTGGAAAAAGGACATTTTGTGGCGTGTGAAAGGGTGATAAACCAATGCCTATAG
- a CDS encoding ABC transporter ATP-binding protein, with amino-acid sequence MPIVLEVKNLNKYYNNKQILKNINFHVNEGEIFGLVGESGCGKSTTAKILTGLSEKDTGDIIFKGEKIEYNKNRDFRKIQMVFQDPDSSLNPMKTIKWILEEPFKINKINDKKYISEKIDEMLEMANLTKDTVNKYPHELSGGQKQRIAIILALLSSPELLIADEAVSSLDLSGQASILNFFKKLQSELKLSYIFISHDLRVVYHMCDRIAVMKDGVIVEEGTPQEVYFNCKHEYTKELLKALPGSSEFIKAVEKN; translated from the coding sequence ATGCCTATAGTTTTAGAAGTAAAAAATCTTAATAAGTATTATAATAATAAGCAAATATTGAAAAATATTAATTTTCATGTAAATGAAGGTGAAATTTTTGGACTTGTAGGAGAATCAGGATGTGGAAAATCAACTACAGCAAAAATACTTACAGGTCTTTCTGAAAAAGATACAGGAGATATTATTTTTAAAGGAGAGAAAATAGAGTATAATAAGAATAGGGATTTTAGGAAAATACAAATGGTTTTTCAAGATCCAGACTCTTCACTTAATCCTATGAAAACAATAAAATGGATTTTAGAAGAACCTTTTAAAATAAATAAGATAAATGATAAAAAATATATTTCAGAAAAAATAGATGAGATGCTTGAAATGGCTAATCTTACAAAAGATACTGTTAATAAATATCCTCATGAACTTTCAGGAGGACAGAAACAAAGGATAGCTATTATTCTTGCTCTTCTTTCAAGTCCAGAACTTCTTATTGCAGATGAAGCTGTATCTTCTCTTGATTTATCAGGGCAGGCAAGCATATTAAACTTTTTTAAAAAACTTCAGTCTGAATTAAAACTTTCATATATTTTTATTTCTCATGATTTAAGGGTAGTTTATCATATGTGTGACAGGATAGCAGTTATGAAAGATGGAGTGATTGTAGAAGAGGGGACACCTCAGGAAGTTTATTTTAATTGTAAACATGAATATACAAAAGAACTTCTTAAAGCTCTTCCAGGTTCGTCTGAGTTTATAAAAGCTGTTGAAAAAAATTAA